Proteins from a single region of Nerophis ophidion isolate RoL-2023_Sa linkage group LG10, RoL_Noph_v1.0, whole genome shotgun sequence:
- the ascl1a gene encoding achaete-scute homolog 1a — protein sequence MDLPQQQLLPPACFFSAAQSLPMSPGSPAGKLPAKAPKRSRSSSPELLRCKRRLNFAGFGYTLPPQQPHAVARRNERERNRVKLVNNGFATLREHVPNGAANKKMSKVETLRSAVEYIRALQQLLDEHDAVSAAFQSGVLSPGMSQGYAGDMNSMAGSPVSSYSSDEASYDPLSPEEQELLDFTNWF from the coding sequence ATGGACCTTCCGCAGCAGCAGCTTTTGCCACCCGCCTGCTTCTTCTCCGCGGCGCAGAGCCTCCCCATGAGCCCCGGCAGCCCCGCCGGCAAACTCCCCGCCAAGGCGCCCAAGCGCTCCCGCTCCTCCTCGCCGGAGCTGCTGCGCTGCAAGCGCCGCCTCAACTTCGCCGGCTTCGGCTACACGCTGCCGCCGCAGCAGCCGCACGCGGTGGCGCGCCGCAACGAGCGCGAACGCAACCGCGTCAAGCTGGTCAACAACGGCTTCGCTACGCTGCGAGAACACGTCCCCAACGGCGCCGCCAACAAGAAGATGAGCAAGGTGGAGACGCTGCGCTCCGCCGTGGAATACATCCGCGCCCTGCAGCAGCTGCTGGACGAGCACGACGCCGTCAGCGCCGCCTTCCAGTCCGGCGTGCTGTCGCCCGGCATGTCGCAGGGCTACGCCGGGGACATGAACTCCATGGCCGGCTCGCCGGTGTCCTCCTACTCGTCGGACGAGGCCTCCTACGACCCGCTCAGCCCCGAGGAGCAGGAGCTTCTGGACTTCACCAACTGGTTCTGA
- the itfg2 gene encoding KICSTOR complex protein ITFG2 isoform X1 produces the protein MTAGNNVAQRRSANVLNVPNSVAMRSLNYVQRVSLDFTGTLFPHAICLGDADNDTLNELVVGDTSGKLHVYKNDDSKAWLTRSCMGMLTCVAVGDVCNKGKNFVVAVGAEGWFHLFDLTGAPAGKSDSSSLHDALSLEEQKPFFTQHIPANTKVILISDIDGDGRSELVVGYTDRVVRAFRWEEPSEGSDVGSGQLVLLKKWLLEGQVDSLSVNPGPEGLPELMVSQPGCGYAILQCSWTQQDSPHSGGGDAEDGSATPGSEGPPRDVVLHPTTGRIHNKNVSTHLIGSISKGSKEESSKCGLFALCTLDGTLKLMDSSEQLLWSVQVDHQLFALQKLDVTRDGREEVVACAWDGQTYIIDHNRAVVRFQFDENVNAFCAGQYTCKEGKNSPCLVYVSFNHKIYIYWKVQLERMESTNLLRVLDQRSEFRGQLETLGMGRRPDQVLEHDKLILPPEPLSPAGVQQQTATRIYISRCKWNSTEAATTDHHREVALTRRPSELCWLTFSTRTPWILERVAPINADELLKGALQSRCRPSSSVYFGCQSKHIS, from the exons ATGACAGCGGGTAACAATGTGGCTCAGCGACGCAGCGCCAACGTCTTAAATGTGCCAAATAGTGTCGCTATGAGGTCGCTAAATTACGTGCAACGTGTTAGTTTGGACTTCACGGGAACGCTCTTTCCTCACGCTATTTGTTTAGGAGATGCTGACAACGACACA CTAAACGAGCTGGTGGTGGGCGACACCAGCGGGAAGCTGCACGTCTACAAAAACGACGACTCCAAAGCGTGGCTCACGAGGAGCTGCATGGGCATG CTGACGTGCGTCGCAGTCGGAGACGTGTGCAACAAAGGGAAG AACTTTGTGGTAGCTGTGGGTGCCGAGGGCTGGTTTCACCTCTTCGACCTGACCGGCGCCCCCGCCGGAAAATCGGATTCGTCGAGCCTGCATGACGCTCTCTCCCTGGAGGAGCAGAAGCCCTTCTTCACGCAGCACATCCCGGCCAACACCAAAGTCATCCTCATCAGCGACATCG ACGGGGACGGACGCAGCGAGCTGGTGGTGGGCTACACCGACCGAGTGGTGCGGGCTTTCCGATGGGAGGAGCCCTCGGAGGGTTCTGATGTGGGGTCCGGTCAGCTGGTCCTGCTGAAGAAATGGCTCCTGGAGGGACAG GTGGATAGCCTCTCCGTGAACCCGGGTCCCGAGGGCCTGCCGGAGCTAATGGTCTCCCAGCCGGGCTGCGGCTACGCCATCCTGCAGTGCTCCTGGACGCAGCAAGACTCCCCCCATAGCGGCGGTGGCGACGCCGAGGACGGGTCCGCCACGCCCGGGAG CGAGGGGCCTCCCAGAGATGTAGTTCTCCATCCGACCACCGGGCGGATCCACAACAAGAATGTGTCAACGCACCTCATTGGAAGCATCagcaaag GATCAAAGGAGGAATCTTCCAAATGTGGCCTCTTTGCTCTCTGCACGCTGGATG GAACCTTGAAGCTGATGGACAGTTCCGAGCAGCTGCTGTGGTCGGTGCAGGTGGATCATCAACTCTTCGCCCTGCAGAAGCTGGACGTCACG AGGGATGGCCGGGAGGAGGTGGTGGCGTGCGCCTGGGACGGCCAGACCTACATCATCGACCATAACCGCGCCGTGGTGCGCTTCCAGTTTGACGAGAACGTCAACGCCTTCTGTGCGG GTCAGTACACGTGCAAGGAGGGCAAGAACAGCCCGTGTTTGGTGTACGTCAGCTTCAACCACAAGATCTACATCTACTGGAAGGTGCAGCTGGAGCGCATGGAGTCCACCAACCTGCTGCGCGTGCTGGACCAGAGGTCGGAGTTCAGAGGTCAGCTGGAGACGCTGGGAATGG GTCGTCGTCCCGACCAAGTCTTGGAACACGacaaacttattttaccacctgagCCGCTCTCACCCGCTGGAGTACAGCAGCAAACAGCCACAAGGATCTACATCAGCCGGTGCAAGTGGAACAGCACCGAAGCGGCAACAACAGACCACCATCGAGAG GTGGCGCTGACCCGGCGGCCGTCCGAGCTCTGCTGGCTGACGTTCTCTACGAGGACGCCGTGGATTCTTGAGCGCGTGGCGCCAATCAACGCTGACGAGCTGCTGAAAGGAGCTCTTCAATCACGCTGCCGGCCCTCCTCCTCCGTTTATTTTGGATGTCAGTCAAAACACATTTCATAA
- the itfg2 gene encoding KICSTOR complex protein ITFG2 isoform X2 — protein sequence MTAGNNVAQRRSANVLNVPNSVAMRSLNYVQRVSLDFTGTLFPHAICLGDADNDTLNELVVGDTSGKLHVYKNDDSKAWLTRSCMGMLTCVAVGDVCNKGKNFVVAVGAEGWFHLFDLTGAPAGKSDSSSLHDALSLEEQKPFFTQHIPANTKVILISDIDGDGRSELVVGYTDRVVRAFRWEEPSEGSDVGSGQLVLLKKWLLEGQVDSLSVNPGPEGLPELMVSQPGCGYAILQCSWTQQDSPHSGGGDAEDGSATPGSEGPPRDVVLHPTTGRIHNKNVSTHLIGSISKGSKEESSKCGLFALCTLDGTLKLMDSSEQLLWSVQVDHQLFALQKLDVTRDGREEVVACAWDGQTYIIDHNRAVVRFQFDENVNAFCAGQYTCKEGKNSPCLVYVSFNHKIYIYWKVQLERMESTNLLRVLDQRSEFRGQLETLGMGGADPAAVRALLADVLYEDAVDS from the exons ATGACAGCGGGTAACAATGTGGCTCAGCGACGCAGCGCCAACGTCTTAAATGTGCCAAATAGTGTCGCTATGAGGTCGCTAAATTACGTGCAACGTGTTAGTTTGGACTTCACGGGAACGCTCTTTCCTCACGCTATTTGTTTAGGAGATGCTGACAACGACACA CTAAACGAGCTGGTGGTGGGCGACACCAGCGGGAAGCTGCACGTCTACAAAAACGACGACTCCAAAGCGTGGCTCACGAGGAGCTGCATGGGCATG CTGACGTGCGTCGCAGTCGGAGACGTGTGCAACAAAGGGAAG AACTTTGTGGTAGCTGTGGGTGCCGAGGGCTGGTTTCACCTCTTCGACCTGACCGGCGCCCCCGCCGGAAAATCGGATTCGTCGAGCCTGCATGACGCTCTCTCCCTGGAGGAGCAGAAGCCCTTCTTCACGCAGCACATCCCGGCCAACACCAAAGTCATCCTCATCAGCGACATCG ACGGGGACGGACGCAGCGAGCTGGTGGTGGGCTACACCGACCGAGTGGTGCGGGCTTTCCGATGGGAGGAGCCCTCGGAGGGTTCTGATGTGGGGTCCGGTCAGCTGGTCCTGCTGAAGAAATGGCTCCTGGAGGGACAG GTGGATAGCCTCTCCGTGAACCCGGGTCCCGAGGGCCTGCCGGAGCTAATGGTCTCCCAGCCGGGCTGCGGCTACGCCATCCTGCAGTGCTCCTGGACGCAGCAAGACTCCCCCCATAGCGGCGGTGGCGACGCCGAGGACGGGTCCGCCACGCCCGGGAG CGAGGGGCCTCCCAGAGATGTAGTTCTCCATCCGACCACCGGGCGGATCCACAACAAGAATGTGTCAACGCACCTCATTGGAAGCATCagcaaag GATCAAAGGAGGAATCTTCCAAATGTGGCCTCTTTGCTCTCTGCACGCTGGATG GAACCTTGAAGCTGATGGACAGTTCCGAGCAGCTGCTGTGGTCGGTGCAGGTGGATCATCAACTCTTCGCCCTGCAGAAGCTGGACGTCACG AGGGATGGCCGGGAGGAGGTGGTGGCGTGCGCCTGGGACGGCCAGACCTACATCATCGACCATAACCGCGCCGTGGTGCGCTTCCAGTTTGACGAGAACGTCAACGCCTTCTGTGCGG GTCAGTACACGTGCAAGGAGGGCAAGAACAGCCCGTGTTTGGTGTACGTCAGCTTCAACCACAAGATCTACATCTACTGGAAGGTGCAGCTGGAGCGCATGGAGTCCACCAACCTGCTGCGCGTGCTGGACCAGAGGTCGGAGTTCAGAGGTCAGCTGGAGACGCTGGGAATGG GTGGCGCTGACCCGGCGGCCGTCCGAGCTCTGCTGGCTGACGTTCTCTACGAGGACGCCGTGGATTCTTGA